One segment of Solanum stenotomum isolate F172 chromosome 1, ASM1918654v1, whole genome shotgun sequence DNA contains the following:
- the LOC125853631 gene encoding probable pectinesterase/pectinesterase inhibitor 25: MRKHFLTISLIFFSLALPIFSQLNQSASVECKSSLYPKLCRSLLSAFQHSPSNPNDDYSKFSVKQCQKKANKLSNLIAHFLSTQKQRSLFANTKEISALTDCHQLSELTVDYLNSISAELKRADVSTTSEDLFGKIHTLLSGVVTNQQTCYEGLKEAGSSMVTELLAPLNNAAEIYSVSLGLVTHALERVRKSRKSGRLLAEHGGVMEEEWARRSRFMASKVKQALEMSHQKERRILDELVENGVHIKETVTVSPYGGCNFTSIGEAIAFAPNNSMIDYGYFLIYAKEGYYEEYVVVAKNKKNIMLIGDGVDRTVIAGNRSVIDGWTTYNSATFAVSGERFVAVNITFKNVAGPWKHQAVALRNNADLSTFYRCRFEGYQDTLYVHSLRQFYRDCDIYGTVDFIFGNAAAIFQNCNLFARKPMPDQKNIFTAQGRSDPNQNTGISIQNCTIQAAPDLAQDPNLTLSFLGRPWHNYSRTVIMQSYIGDVITPVGWLEWNGTYGLDTLYYGEFENYGPGANTTMRVQWPGYSLMNASQAMNFTVYNFTMGDTWLPYTNVPFSQGL; the protein is encoded by the exons TCAATCAGCTTCCGTGGAATGCAAATCCTCACTTTACCCAAAACTCTGCCGCTCTCTTCTCTCCGCATTTCAGCATTCTCCTTCTAACCCAAATGACGACTACAGCAAATTCTCCGTGAAGCAATGCCAGAAAAAAGCCAACAAATTATCCAATTTAATCGCGCATTTCCTCTCAACACAGAAACAGAGATCGCTATTCGCCAATACTAAAGAGATTAGCGCATTGACTGATTGTCACCAGTTATCTGAACTCACAGTAGATTACTTAAATTCAATTTCCGCCGAGCTTAAAAGAGCTGATGTCTCCACTACTTCAGAGGATCTATTTGGGAAAATCCATACATTGCTTAGTGGTGTGGTGACGAATCAGCAGACGTGTTATGAGGGACTGAAAGAAGCTGGTAGCAGTATGGTGACTGAACTATTGGCGCCGCTGAACAACGCCGCGGAAATCTATAGTGTGTCTCTTGGATTGGTGACGCATGCATTGGAGCGCGTTCGAAAATCCAGAAAGAGCGGTAGATTGTTGGCGGAACACGGAGGAGTGATGGAGGAAGAGTGGGCACGACGTTCGAGATTCATGGCTTCCAAG GTTAAACAAGCACTGGAGATGTCTCATCAAAAGGAAAGAAGGATTCTTGACGAGTTAGTAGAAAATGGAGTACACATTAAGGAAACTGTAACAGTTAGCCCTTACGGTGGATGCAACTTTACATCGATAGGAGAAGCCATTGCATTTGCACCTAATAACTCAATGATTGATTATGGCTATTTTCTCATCTACGCAAAGGAAGGATACTACGAGGAGTATGTTGTCGTGGCCAAGAACAAGAAGAACATTATGTTGATTGGAGATGGAGTTGATCGCACTGTGATTGCTGGAAATCGAAGTGTCATAGATGGCTGGACAACCTACAATTCAGCAACCTTTG CTGTTTCAGGGGAGCGGTTTGTAGCCGTGAACATAACATTCAAGAACGTAGCTGGTCCATGGAAGCACCAAGCTGTAGCTCTAAGGAACAATGCAGACCTTTCCACGTTCTACAGATGTCGTTTTGAGGGCTATCAAGACACGTTATACGTGCACTCTTTAAGACAATTCTACAGAGACTGTGATATTTATGGTACTGTTGACTTCATATTTGGCAATGCAGCTGCAATTTTCCAAAATTGCAATCTTTTTGCCAGGAAGCCAATGCCAGACCAAAAGAACATCTTCACAGCACAAGGCCGGAGTGATCCCAACCAGAACACTGGCATTTCTATCCAGAACTGCACAATTCAAGCTGCCCCTGATTTGGCACAGGATCCGAATCTCACGTTGAGTTTTCTTGGCCGGCCTTGGCACAATTACTCAAGGACTGTTATCATGCAGTCCTATATAGGAGACGTGATCACGCCTGTTGGATGGTTAGAGTGGAACGGAACGTATGGACTAGACACCCTTTATTATGGGGAGTTTGAGAATTATGGGCCAGGGGCTAATACTACAATGAGAGTACAATGGCCTGGTTATAGCTTAATGAATGCTTCACAAGCAATGAACTTTACTGTCTATAATTTCACTATGGGAGATACTTGGTTGCCTTACACAAATGTTCCTTTTTCTCAAGGACTCTAG
- the LOC125863778 gene encoding cyclin-P3-1 encodes MIMGTEGFGTKSVNSKTYTNMGLNEYDRGDKGNPKILWIVASVVERSVQKNEKALKGSNKRGVVTVFHGTRAPVLTVQQYIERIFKYSNCSPSCFVVAYIYLERFLNLTHCLLTSLNVHRLLITSIMLAVKFVDDDCYNNAYYAKVGGITTTELNKLEMKFLAALDFRLHVSVENFDKYCLQLEKDTNEKLQIDRPLRIFAWGKGLVNKNISNCSPTVGGYTCRAF; translated from the exons ATGATTATGGGAACAGAGGGTTTTGGTACAAAATCTGTGAATTCGAAAACTTATACAAATATGGGGTTGAATGAATATGATAGAGGAGATAAAGGAAATCCGAAGATTCTATGGATTGTAGCTTCAGTTGTTGAGAGGTCAGTTCAAAAGAATGAAAAGGCATTGAAGGGATCGAATAAGAGAGGTGTTGTGACTGTCTTCCATGGGACAAGAGCCCCTGTTTTGACTGTTCAGCAGTACATTGAGCGCATTTTTAAGTACTCCAACTGCAGTCCTTCCTGTTTCGTGgttgcatatatatatttggagaGATTCCTCAATCTGACTCATTGTTTACTCACCTCTCTTAATGTTCACCGGCTTCTCATCACTAGCATCATGTTGGCTGTCAAGTTTGTAGATGATGA CTGCTACAACAATGCTTATTATGCAAAAGTAGGAGGAATAACCACAACAGAACTGAACAAGCTGGAGATGAAATTCTTGGCAGCCCTTGATTTCCGATTGCACGTAAGTGTTGAGAACTTTGATAAGTACTGCTTGCAGCTAGAGAAAGACACCAATGAGAAATTACAGATTGATCGACCTCTCCGAATTTTTGCATGGGGAAAGGGTTTGGTAAACAAGAACATATCAAATTGTTCACCTACAGTTGGAGGATACACTTGTAGAGCTTTCTAG